The following coding sequences are from one Sphingobium sp. V4 window:
- a CDS encoding SDR family oxidoreductase, whose amino-acid sequence MHNVAGKIVLITGASSGIGEATARLLAENGASVVLGARRTDRLEKLVGEIRAAGGAAQAIELDVTDRASAENFARTALDTHGRIDVIVNNAGVMPLSPMASLKVDEWDRMVDVNIKGVLYGIAAVLPAMNAQGSGHIINVASIGGLTVTPTAAVYCATKFAVRAISEGLRQENDKIRVTIVSPGVVESELADSISDKKGREEMKAFRAIALKPEAIARSIQFAISQPDDVDTTEMVVRPTAAPY is encoded by the coding sequence ATGCACAATGTTGCGGGAAAAATCGTCCTGATCACCGGCGCCAGCAGCGGCATTGGCGAGGCAACGGCGCGCCTTTTGGCCGAAAATGGCGCCAGCGTGGTCCTTGGTGCGCGCCGAACCGATCGGTTGGAGAAACTCGTCGGGGAGATCAGGGCTGCTGGCGGCGCGGCACAGGCGATCGAGCTGGATGTCACCGACCGCGCCAGCGCCGAAAACTTCGCCAGGACCGCTCTCGACACGCACGGTCGCATCGATGTGATCGTCAATAACGCCGGCGTCATGCCGCTGTCCCCGATGGCCTCCCTGAAGGTCGATGAGTGGGACCGCATGGTCGACGTCAACATCAAGGGCGTGCTGTACGGCATTGCGGCCGTGCTTCCAGCCATGAACGCGCAAGGGTCGGGCCATATCATCAATGTCGCTTCGATCGGTGGGCTGACAGTCACACCAACTGCTGCCGTGTACTGTGCCACCAAATTCGCGGTGCGTGCGATCTCCGAAGGCCTGCGCCAAGAGAATGACAAGATCCGCGTCACGATCGTTTCGCCCGGCGTGGTGGAATCCGAGTTGGCCGACAGCATCTCCGACAAAAAGGGTCGCGAGGAGATGAAGGCTTTTCGCGCAATAGCGCTCAAGCCGGAAGCGATTGCCCGCTCCATCCAGTTCGCCATTTCGCAGCCGGATGACGTCGACACGACGGAGATGGTCGTGCGGCCCACGGCAGCGCCCTATTGA
- a CDS encoding AraC family transcriptional regulator: MTERTAAETLDKHIRGRLVANGSDRFMRSVIAQIFVREREQDEFLVPAVAEPLIVWILKGSAVVEERELGGEWTSAHVAAGDFFITDSDAPYELRWSSLDDGTFEVMHLYLGLPLMEQAGADVLGTKKRPLLSEVSGARDEQIGRFIDLIEEEIGEASEPSPLYLESVAQALAIRLVQHYRDETRDNTTRRNALPAYRLRRVTELMEQSLSEEFDLARYADVAGMSIAHFSRQFKLATGLAPSQYFIRLRVGRARQLLRETDQAIISIGMEVGYSSPSHFAQVFRKETGVSPRSYRQA; this comes from the coding sequence ATGACTGAGCGAACGGCGGCTGAAACGCTGGACAAGCATATTCGAGGACGCCTTGTCGCGAACGGCAGTGATCGCTTCATGCGATCGGTGATCGCGCAGATTTTTGTGCGGGAACGGGAGCAGGACGAGTTTCTCGTACCCGCAGTCGCAGAGCCCCTCATAGTCTGGATACTGAAAGGATCGGCGGTTGTTGAGGAGCGGGAATTGGGGGGAGAATGGACCTCTGCTCATGTGGCCGCCGGCGACTTTTTCATCACAGACTCTGATGCTCCTTACGAGCTACGGTGGAGTTCACTTGATGACGGCACTTTCGAAGTGATGCACCTTTATCTTGGTTTGCCTTTGATGGAGCAGGCTGGGGCCGATGTGCTCGGAACTAAAAAGCGCCCCCTTTTGTCTGAGGTTTCTGGAGCCCGCGACGAGCAAATCGGCCGCTTCATCGACTTGATTGAAGAAGAGATCGGCGAAGCCTCAGAACCAAGTCCATTATATCTGGAAAGCGTTGCGCAAGCACTCGCGATTCGTCTTGTGCAGCACTATCGTGACGAAACAAGAGACAACACCACGCGGCGTAACGCGCTGCCGGCCTACCGTCTGAGACGCGTTACTGAGCTTATGGAACAGTCTCTCAGTGAAGAGTTCGACCTTGCCCGCTACGCTGACGTTGCGGGCATGAGCATCGCCCACTTCAGTCGCCAATTCAAGCTGGCTACTGGCCTTGCACCCTCGCAATATTTCATCCGATTGAGGGTCGGGCGCGCCAGGCAGCTTCTTAGGGAAACCGATCAAGCCATCATCTCGATCGGAATGGAGGTCGGCTATTCAAGCCCGAGCCACTTCGCGCAGGTCTTTCGGAAAGAGACCGGGGTTTCACCTCGCTCGTATCGGCAAGCCTAG
- a CDS encoding oxidoreductase, with protein sequence MTEQSKLVWLVTGCSTGFGRALAEHLLDQGHSVIVTARKTKSVDDLADRGDALILPLDVTDRVQCDKAVKAGLDHFGRIDVLMNNAGIGYFGAVEETEEKAARNLMDVNFFGSANMIHAVLPSMRQRRSGFIVNLTSIGGLAGFTAVGYYSASKFALEGLSETLRREVEPLGISVMTVEPSGFRTEWAGGSSEVTQTIDDYAPTAGAAREAYHQSVGKQAGDPARAAAAILKAVTHEAPPHRLLLGNEAVEVAYEKVDQMKAEFTAWEGVARGADFPSS encoded by the coding sequence ATGACTGAACAATCAAAGCTTGTGTGGCTGGTTACCGGCTGCTCGACCGGCTTTGGCCGCGCGCTTGCCGAACATTTGCTCGACCAAGGCCACAGCGTCATTGTCACGGCTCGCAAAACGAAGTCGGTCGATGATCTAGCGGATCGCGGCGATGCTCTGATCCTCCCGCTCGATGTCACCGATCGCGTGCAATGCGATAAAGCTGTCAAAGCCGGTCTGGACCATTTCGGGCGGATCGACGTGCTAATGAATAATGCCGGCATCGGCTATTTCGGCGCCGTCGAAGAGACTGAGGAGAAAGCAGCGCGGAACCTGATGGACGTGAATTTCTTCGGATCAGCCAATATGATCCACGCTGTGCTGCCCTCTATGCGTCAGAGGCGCAGCGGCTTCATCGTCAATCTGACGTCCATTGGCGGCTTGGCCGGCTTTACCGCAGTCGGATATTACAGTGCCAGCAAGTTTGCTCTTGAAGGCCTTTCCGAAACTCTGCGGCGCGAGGTCGAACCGCTTGGCATTTCCGTTATGACGGTAGAGCCGAGCGGCTTTCGAACAGAGTGGGCTGGCGGATCATCGGAGGTCACACAGACCATCGACGATTATGCGCCTACTGCGGGAGCAGCAAGAGAAGCTTATCACCAGTCAGTCGGCAAACAGGCCGGCGATCCCGCGCGCGCAGCGGCTGCGATCCTGAAAGCCGTCACGCATGAAGCGCCTCCCCACAGGCTCCTGCTCGGAAATGAGGCGGTCGAAGTCGCCTATGAAAAGGTCGACCAAATGAAAGCCGAGTTTACCGCCTGGGAAGGGGTTGCACGGGGGGCCGATTTCCCTTCGTCCTGA
- a CDS encoding LysR family transcriptional regulator: protein MTPTVQGSEFAQLRAFVSVAEHASFSRAAEQLGITPSSLSQTIRNLEERLSLRLFNRTTRSVALTPAGDALLQRLRPAMDEIAAALANASHFRDSAAGTVRVHAARVAASAHIEPILGEFYEKYPEILLDVTVDDATVDIVAGGWDIALRPGEVVERDMVAVQLGGELRQFPVATARYLEGRTMPEKPEDLLGHNCIRWRWAGRPLPYNWEFNRDGEWFELAVSGSLIATDRAMMMRACLDHVGIAFATNREADDLVASGELVPMLAPYCAYYPGYFLCYPKQRQMAPALRAFIDFIRMKARE, encoded by the coding sequence ATGACACCGACGGTTCAGGGCAGCGAGTTTGCGCAACTTCGCGCCTTCGTTTCCGTAGCCGAACATGCCAGCTTCTCACGAGCCGCTGAACAGCTCGGGATTACCCCGTCCTCACTGAGTCAGACGATCCGAAACCTGGAGGAACGTCTATCGCTTCGGCTTTTCAACCGGACGACCCGAAGCGTTGCCCTGACGCCTGCCGGCGATGCGCTCCTGCAGCGCCTCCGCCCGGCGATGGATGAGATTGCGGCCGCTCTGGCGAACGCATCGCATTTCCGCGACAGCGCTGCCGGTACGGTAAGAGTACATGCCGCTCGGGTCGCCGCGAGCGCCCATATCGAGCCTATTCTGGGCGAATTCTACGAGAAATACCCGGAGATTCTCCTTGATGTTACGGTCGACGATGCCACCGTGGACATAGTGGCGGGCGGTTGGGATATCGCTCTGAGGCCAGGAGAAGTTGTCGAACGGGATATGGTTGCCGTGCAGCTCGGCGGGGAATTGCGCCAGTTCCCTGTCGCAACGGCCCGCTACCTCGAAGGGCGCACGATGCCTGAAAAACCCGAGGACCTGCTCGGCCATAATTGCATTCGCTGGCGCTGGGCCGGACGGCCTCTTCCCTACAACTGGGAGTTCAATCGCGACGGCGAGTGGTTCGAGCTGGCTGTCAGCGGCTCATTGATCGCCACCGATCGGGCGATGATGATGCGCGCCTGTCTCGATCATGTGGGGATCGCCTTTGCGACGAACCGGGAAGCGGACGATCTTGTCGCCAGCGGCGAGCTCGTCCCGATGCTGGCGCCTTATTGCGCCTATTATCCGGGCTACTTCCTTTGCTACCCCAAGCAGCGCCAGATGGCCCCGGCGCTGCGCGCTTTCATCGATTTCATACGCATGAAGGCGAGGGAGTAA
- a CDS encoding putative quinol monooxygenase — translation MSEHTNLAQMRAKPGQSEALGAALQNLVAPSRDEPGCIIYQVHQSTEDPTLWMVYEVWRSVDDLAHHFTLPHMQAFVASVPELVDGDLDLKSFSRVGPTA, via the coding sequence ATGTCGGAACATACCAATCTTGCGCAAATGAGAGCGAAGCCCGGACAGAGCGAGGCCTTGGGCGCTGCCCTTCAGAACCTCGTTGCTCCATCACGCGATGAACCCGGATGCATCATCTATCAGGTGCACCAGAGCACTGAGGATCCCACTCTCTGGATGGTCTACGAAGTGTGGCGTTCCGTCGATGATCTCGCCCACCACTTCACCCTTCCTCACATGCAGGCCTTTGTCGCCAGCGTGCCCGAACTGGTCGACGGCGATCTCGACCTTAAGTCCTTCAGTCGCGTCGGTCCGACGGCCTGA
- the tnpB gene encoding IS66 family insertion sequence element accessory protein TnpB (TnpB, as the term is used for proteins encoded by IS66 family insertion elements, is considered an accessory protein, since TnpC, encoded by a neighboring gene, is a DDE family transposase.) produces MIIPPGPLKVLVATQPVDFRKGMVGLASLVQQELQLDPFSGMLFVFRARRADRIKLLLWDGTGLVLVTKRLQDGKFRWPRPGDGVMKLSAAQASALFEGLDWSRMHVPRVPKPLHAQ; encoded by the coding sequence ATGATCATCCCGCCCGGGCCGTTGAAGGTGCTTGTCGCGACGCAACCTGTGGACTTCAGGAAGGGCATGGTAGGCCTCGCATCACTGGTGCAGCAGGAACTGCAGCTCGACCCATTCTCTGGCATGCTTTTTGTCTTCCGGGCACGCCGAGCAGACAGGATAAAACTCCTGCTATGGGATGGCACCGGGCTCGTACTCGTGACGAAGCGGTTGCAGGATGGGAAGTTCCGCTGGCCCCGACCGGGAGACGGCGTGATGAAGCTGTCGGCGGCCCAGGCTTCGGCGTTGTTCGAGGGGCTGGACTGGTCGCGCATGCATGTGCCGCGCGTGCCAAAACCACTTCATGCACAGTAG
- a CDS encoding SDR family oxidoreductase codes for MARFDDKVAVVTGGGSGIGAAIALRLATEGAKVLISGRNQERLDTAIAGMPRGQVVGFAADVSNRSECDSLIRFAHDTFGRLDVLVNAAGMNLVGTVDETSDEDWRRCMGSDLDSVFYTARAALPHLRDSKGVIINIGSVSSLGGGWSHAGYNAAKAAVANLTRSLACDNGKFGVRANTVCPGLTITGMVDEIMDDEALLEKAWERIPLRRAGTPEEVAAAVAFLASDEALWITGATLAVDGGQTCTDGGPEWGK; via the coding sequence ATGGCTCGATTTGATGACAAGGTCGCCGTTGTCACGGGTGGTGGATCCGGCATCGGCGCAGCGATTGCTCTTCGTCTCGCGACGGAGGGTGCAAAGGTATTGATCTCTGGCCGCAACCAAGAACGCCTCGACACCGCGATAGCCGGTATGCCCAGGGGGCAAGTGGTAGGTTTTGCGGCCGACGTTTCCAATCGGTCCGAGTGCGACAGCCTCATACGATTTGCGCACGACACGTTCGGCCGCCTGGATGTGCTGGTCAACGCGGCAGGCATGAACCTGGTGGGGACGGTCGACGAAACCAGTGACGAAGACTGGCGTCGTTGCATGGGTTCCGATCTGGACAGTGTGTTCTATACCGCCAGAGCTGCCCTTCCGCATCTTCGGGATTCGAAAGGCGTTATCATCAACATTGGTTCGGTCTCGTCGCTGGGAGGGGGATGGAGCCATGCAGGCTACAACGCAGCAAAAGCTGCGGTTGCAAACCTGACCCGCTCGCTGGCCTGTGATAATGGCAAGTTCGGGGTGCGCGCCAATACTGTCTGCCCCGGTTTGACCATCACGGGCATGGTCGACGAAATCATGGATGATGAAGCCCTCCTCGAGAAGGCCTGGGAGCGCATCCCGCTGCGCAGGGCCGGGACGCCCGAGGAAGTCGCCGCCGCCGTTGCCTTCCTTGCCAGTGACGAAGCCTTGTGGATCACAGGCGCAACCTTGGCCGTCGATGGCGGGCAGACTTGCACTGACGGCGGACCTGAATGGGGTAAATGA
- a CDS encoding IS66 family transposase, producing the protein MVLAERARAARLEHILKLINRSTFGKRSEKLPVDQLALTLEDQGVALGEADGLQDKAAEEAERYGLRPRRRRAPDAERASLPAHLPRFETVIEPESLECACGGALHKIGEDRSERLDIIPAQHRVMVTIRPRYACRCCSDGVRQASAPAHVVPGGLPTEALIADVLINKYCDHLPLYRQSKIFARQGIEISRATMANWVGRGIAALMPITDRMRADALARARLFVDETTVKVLAPGTGKTKTGYMWVIVCDDRAHGGVDPPLALYTYMPGRGKMWARQLLGSYQGILQVDAWQAYDQFGKDDGADAGVTKSFCWAHLRRGFVDAGSDAPVAQDALQRIAEIYRIEKEIRGRTADERLAVRQEQTRPLVDKLHAWFAATAPRMMAGSATSDAMKYALKRWAGFTRFLDDGRIEIDNNAAERAVRPVTLQRKNALFTGHQLGAENWAAISSLVETCKMLDINPYAYLCDVLTRIITRADTDPIDDLLPYCWTNTNAANTSFELSSIASAA; encoded by the coding sequence ATGGTGCTGGCCGAGCGCGCTCGCGCGGCGCGGCTCGAACATATCCTCAAGCTGATCAACCGCTCGACCTTCGGCAAGCGTTCGGAAAAGCTCCCGGTCGATCAACTGGCATTGACGCTGGAAGATCAGGGCGTCGCCCTTGGCGAAGCCGATGGCTTGCAGGACAAGGCCGCCGAGGAGGCCGAACGTTATGGCCTCAGGCCGCGTCGTCGACGGGCTCCGGATGCCGAGCGCGCATCACTGCCAGCGCATCTGCCGCGCTTCGAGACAGTGATCGAGCCCGAAAGCCTGGAATGTGCCTGTGGCGGGGCGCTACACAAGATCGGTGAGGACCGGTCCGAAAGGCTCGACATCATCCCGGCCCAGCATCGTGTGATGGTGACGATCCGACCCCGCTATGCCTGCCGCTGCTGCAGCGACGGCGTTCGCCAGGCGTCGGCCCCGGCGCATGTAGTGCCGGGCGGCTTGCCGACCGAAGCGCTGATCGCCGATGTTCTGATCAATAAATATTGCGATCACCTGCCGCTCTATCGGCAATCGAAGATCTTCGCCCGGCAAGGCATCGAGATCAGCCGCGCCACTATGGCGAACTGGGTTGGTCGTGGCATCGCTGCGCTGATGCCCATCACCGACAGGATGCGCGCCGATGCGCTTGCCCGTGCCCGCCTGTTCGTCGACGAAACTACGGTCAAGGTGCTGGCGCCGGGAACGGGCAAGACGAAAACCGGCTACATGTGGGTCATAGTGTGCGACGATCGCGCTCATGGCGGCGTGGATCCGCCTCTGGCGCTCTATACCTATATGCCGGGACGCGGAAAAATGTGGGCCAGGCAGTTGCTGGGGTCATACCAGGGCATCCTACAGGTCGATGCCTGGCAGGCTTATGACCAGTTCGGCAAGGACGATGGCGCCGACGCCGGCGTCACGAAGTCCTTTTGTTGGGCTCACCTGCGACGCGGCTTCGTCGATGCAGGCAGCGATGCCCCGGTCGCGCAGGACGCCTTGCAGCGCATTGCCGAAATCTATCGCATCGAGAAGGAAATCCGGGGGCGCACGGCCGATGAACGCCTTGCCGTCAGGCAGGAGCAAACCCGTCCACTGGTCGACAAGCTCCATGCCTGGTTCGCCGCCACCGCACCGCGCATGATGGCTGGATCGGCAACGAGCGATGCGATGAAATATGCGCTCAAGCGCTGGGCGGGCTTTACCCGGTTCCTCGACGACGGCAGGATCGAGATCGACAATAACGCCGCCGAACGGGCCGTCAGGCCGGTGACTCTCCAAAGAAAAAATGCACTCTTCACCGGCCACCAACTCGGCGCTGAAAACTGGGCAGCGATCTCCTCGCTGGTCGAAACCTGCAAGATGCTGGACATCAACCCCTACGCCTATCTCTGCGATGTCCTTACCCGGATCATCACCCGCGCGGATACCGATCCGATCGACGATCTGTTGCCCTACTGCTGGACCAATACCAACGCCGCGAACACCTCGTTCGAACTCAGCAGCATCGCAAGCGCCGCCTGA
- a CDS encoding putative quinol monooxygenase, whose amino-acid sequence MTQLTNAAFFRAKEGAVDELGERLLALVEPTRREPGCIRYEIYQSEDDPQNWFIHEDWRTPADFEAHMNAPYIADFMPLVPELCERDVEIRSFVPRSSAP is encoded by the coding sequence ATGACCCAACTCACCAATGCAGCCTTCTTCCGGGCGAAGGAGGGCGCGGTTGATGAGCTTGGCGAACGTCTCTTGGCTCTGGTTGAGCCAACACGGCGGGAGCCAGGTTGCATCCGTTATGAAATCTACCAGTCCGAGGATGATCCTCAGAACTGGTTCATTCACGAGGACTGGCGCACACCCGCCGACTTCGAGGCCCACATGAATGCACCGTATATCGCGGACTTCATGCCGTTGGTGCCCGAGCTTTGCGAGCGGGATGTGGAAATTCGATCCTTCGTTCCGCGCTCGTCAGCCCCCTGA
- a CDS encoding zinc-binding dehydrogenase: MSDVVRMHAVGGPAVLVLEQETVGAPGAGEVKIRHDAIGVNFLDTMFRSGTFGVALPFVNGVEGAGEVIEVGADVGGFQPGDRVAYFFAPGAYAQERIMETAPLVTLPQDVPTQLAAGLLTKGVTAWLAVRKLHQVKAGDVVLVQGATGGVGSLVARWAKKLGATVIAVGSAAKLERLPEDIGHRLSSENPDLASEIRALAPDGVDVVYDFVGRATADATLKAVREGGSIFTIGAASGPAGFDERLVASRQIRVEHASAASAVKGATLEAAADEIFAHWRDGTFGEIQLDRYPLKDAAAAHQAIADRTVGPNPVLIP, translated from the coding sequence ATGTCTGATGTTGTCCGTATGCACGCCGTCGGCGGCCCCGCAGTGCTGGTTCTGGAACAGGAAACGGTGGGGGCGCCCGGTGCCGGCGAAGTCAAGATCAGGCATGACGCGATCGGCGTGAACTTTCTCGACACGATGTTTCGCAGCGGCACTTTTGGCGTAGCCTTGCCATTCGTGAACGGTGTCGAAGGTGCCGGCGAAGTTATCGAGGTCGGCGCTGACGTCGGCGGTTTTCAGCCAGGGGACCGAGTTGCATATTTCTTCGCCCCTGGCGCCTATGCTCAAGAGCGGATCATGGAAACCGCGCCGCTGGTGACGCTGCCGCAAGACGTTCCGACGCAGCTTGCCGCGGGCCTGTTGACCAAGGGGGTAACCGCCTGGCTCGCTGTGCGAAAGCTGCATCAGGTCAAGGCCGGTGATGTTGTACTTGTTCAGGGCGCGACCGGGGGCGTGGGATCGCTGGTGGCGCGCTGGGCAAAGAAGCTCGGGGCGACCGTCATCGCAGTCGGCTCTGCGGCCAAGCTGGAGCGACTTCCCGAAGATATCGGCCATCGCCTCTCATCCGAAAACCCCGATCTCGCGTCGGAAATCCGGGCACTCGCCCCGGATGGCGTCGATGTAGTCTATGATTTTGTGGGTCGCGCGACCGCCGATGCCACTCTCAAGGCGGTTCGGGAGGGAGGCTCGATCTTTACGATCGGTGCGGCTTCAGGGCCTGCGGGATTCGACGAGAGGCTGGTGGCGTCTCGCCAAATTCGTGTCGAGCATGCCAGTGCCGCGTCGGCCGTAAAAGGCGCTACCCTGGAAGCGGCGGCCGACGAGATTTTCGCCCATTGGAGAGATGGCACATTCGGAGAGATCCAATTGGATCGCTATCCTCTGAAGGACGCCGCAGCTGCGCACCAGGCGATCGCTGACAGAACGGTTGGGCCAAACCCCGTCCTCATCCCCTGA
- a CDS encoding Atu4866 domain-containing protein: MTQQHKYVGMWVTKDGYIRHELLPNGRYDEARGKKKSAYQGRYEVSGDHIDYWDDTGFTADGDFKDDVLYHAGMILYRE, encoded by the coding sequence ATGACGCAGCAACACAAATATGTCGGAATGTGGGTGACGAAAGACGGTTACATCCGCCACGAGCTTCTACCCAATGGCCGCTATGACGAAGCCCGTGGCAAGAAAAAGAGCGCCTACCAGGGCCGATACGAGGTCTCCGGCGATCATATCGATTATTGGGATGACACCGGGTTTACCGCTGATGGCGATTTCAAGGATGACGTCCTCTACCATGCGGGCATGATCCTTTATCGGGAATAG
- a CDS encoding SDR family NAD(P)-dependent oxidoreductase, with protein sequence MAHKTWLITGISRGLGLALATAALDRGDVVVGTTRDGRSPPMASSDRLHVLPLVMGDLTRVEQAFSEAAALAGPIDVLVNNAGFGLLGSIETAAQSEIDQIFNVNVYAPLALIRGALPLMRARTRGHIINISSVAAIAPAPGSGIYSATKAALSAVSVSLAQEVAPMGIWVTNVSPGSFRTEFLSEQSVRRTERNVDDYAATSGRAVTGLLNKDGKQIGDPRKAAEAILAAVDADEPPLDLVLGSDAIARTRARLDRFEDDLRQWDDVSTSTDFAN encoded by the coding sequence ATGGCTCACAAAACCTGGCTCATTACTGGCATTTCGCGAGGCTTGGGTCTCGCGCTCGCCACTGCCGCACTGGACCGCGGCGATGTGGTCGTCGGCACGACCCGCGATGGCCGCTCGCCCCCTATGGCCTCCTCCGATCGCCTCCACGTGCTTCCCTTGGTGATGGGCGATTTGACCCGGGTAGAGCAGGCATTCAGCGAGGCTGCCGCGCTCGCCGGCCCGATTGATGTCCTCGTCAACAACGCAGGATTTGGGCTGCTGGGCTCGATCGAAACTGCAGCGCAGTCGGAGATCGACCAGATTTTCAACGTCAATGTGTATGCGCCACTTGCCTTAATTCGAGGGGCTCTTCCCCTCATGAGGGCACGGACCCGCGGCCATATCATCAACATCTCGTCGGTTGCCGCGATCGCCCCGGCTCCAGGGTCGGGGATCTACTCCGCCACAAAGGCTGCGCTTTCGGCCGTGTCAGTCAGCCTCGCCCAGGAGGTTGCGCCGATGGGCATCTGGGTCACCAACGTGTCACCCGGATCTTTCCGGACCGAGTTCCTTTCCGAACAATCGGTTCGGCGCACGGAGCGGAACGTCGATGATTATGCGGCAACAAGCGGCAGGGCTGTCACCGGGCTCCTGAACAAGGATGGCAAGCAAATCGGCGATCCTCGAAAAGCCGCAGAGGCCATTCTTGCCGCCGTCGATGCCGATGAGCCGCCGCTTGATCTCGTCCTGGGATCCGACGCCATCGCACGCACGCGGGCGCGCCTCGATCGGTTCGAGGACGACCTGCGTCAGTGGGACGACGTTTCCACCTCCACGGATTTTGCAAACTGA
- a CDS encoding transposase, with amino-acid sequence MSGDFETNFETERGGRAGKAERLDVIPLSNGNRGWTPAAKARIIEESFKQGANVAEVARRHGMLPQQLYNWRGRFRERAEGMGFVPAVIEGPPAPPVPSLSSGPPAPAVPSLPASPRSGGEIVIETRGLSIRIPSHVDADHIERVLLAARVTT; translated from the coding sequence ATGAGTGGTGATTTCGAAACCAATTTCGAAACTGAAAGGGGTGGGAGGGCAGGCAAGGCCGAGCGTCTTGATGTCATTCCCTTGTCGAATGGCAACCGTGGATGGACGCCGGCGGCGAAGGCGCGGATCATAGAGGAGAGTTTCAAGCAGGGAGCGAATGTGGCCGAAGTGGCGCGGCGTCATGGCATGCTCCCGCAACAGCTTTATAACTGGCGAGGGCGTTTCCGAGAGCGGGCCGAGGGGATGGGCTTTGTTCCCGCAGTGATCGAAGGCCCGCCGGCACCTCCCGTACCGTCGCTATCTTCTGGGCCACCGGCGCCTGCAGTGCCATCGTTGCCCGCGAGCCCGAGGAGTGGCGGTGAGATCGTCATCGAGACCCGCGGGCTGTCGATCCGCATCCCGTCGCACGTCGATGCCGACCATATCGAGCGGGTGCTTCTGGCCGCGCGGGTGACCACATGA
- a CDS encoding ester cyclase gives MNEISEAAKLVVRRNTEEVQGGGDFDLFDELFSDDFYDHTPQPGGTRDKAGVLVLYKRLREAFPDFKPEIQWQKVDGDIVTTFKTYHGTHQGNFLGHAETGTRVSFETVDAMRVVDGKITEHWGVANLYSVLQQIGVIAPLTAGEPSHV, from the coding sequence ATGAACGAAATTAGCGAAGCCGCCAAATTGGTGGTCCGCCGCAACACGGAAGAAGTTCAGGGAGGAGGCGACTTCGACCTGTTCGACGAACTGTTCTCCGACGACTTCTACGATCACACCCCGCAGCCCGGAGGCACCCGGGACAAAGCCGGCGTGCTTGTCCTCTACAAGCGCCTGCGTGAAGCGTTCCCCGACTTCAAGCCGGAGATTCAATGGCAGAAGGTCGATGGCGACATCGTCACCACCTTCAAGACATATCACGGCACCCATCAGGGGAACTTCCTGGGTCATGCCGAGACCGGAACGCGCGTCAGCTTCGAGACGGTGGACGCCATGAGGGTCGTCGATGGCAAGATCACCGAGCACTGGGGTGTCGCCAACCTCTATTCGGTTCTGCAGCAGATCGGCGTGATCGCGCCGCTGACCGCAGGAGAGCCAAGCCATGTCTGA